The sequence below is a genomic window from Bradyrhizobium septentrionale.
CGCCGGCCTTGGAATCGTCTGCCTGCTCTCTTTTGCGATCGGTGTCGTGCTCGGTGCCGACCGCGCCATAGCGCGCAGGCTGTTGCGGACAGTGGCCGCGGCCGGCCTCGTCTATGCGATCGCCGGTATCGTCACGTTCGCGATCGATCCCACGCGGATTTTCCTGCTCCATGAGAAGGAGGCGCATCTGACGTGGCTGACGTCGCCCTTCGTCAACCGCAACACCGCGGGCATTTACTACGGCTGCTGCGCGCTGATCTGGCTGCTGTTTGGCTGCGAGCTGATCGAGCGCAACTGGCCGCCGCGGCGTTTCAGCCCGTCGCGCCTGCTGGCGCGCCTTGATGGGCCGGCACGGCGCCGGCTCGCCGGCCATGCGCTGGGCTGGCTGGTCTGCCTGCTGGCCATGTTTCTGACCGGATCGCGCGGCGGCGTCGGGATCTCGCTGCTCGCCGCGGTCGTCGCGGTCGCGATCTTCTTCCGCAAGCGGATGCCGCCGCGCTACGGCTTGATCATGGCGCTTTGCGTCGGCAGCCTGGTCGCGCTCGCCCTGCTGCAGCTTCTCGGCGGCGGCGTCGGCGCGCGCTTCAGCACGATGGGGCTGTCGGACGAGGGCCGGTTCTCGACCTATCGCGCGACGCTGCGGATGATCTTTGACCATCCCTGGCTCGGCGATGGTTTCGGGAGCTTCGAATGGGTCTATCCGGCCTATCGGACCGATGACATCTCGCTGCGCGGGACCTGGAACCGGGCGCACAACAGCTGGCTCGAACTGGCGTCCGACGGCGGAATGTTAATGGCCGGCGCCGTCATCGTCGCGCTGCTCGCAGCGTTCAGTGTGCTCGCGCATGGCGTACGGAGCCGCCGCCGCGACGTGATCGTGCCGCTTGCGGCGCTGTGCGCGTCGGCCGCCGGTGCCATCCATTCGATGATCGATTTCTCGCTCCAGATCACCGGCTACGCGGTTGTCATCGCGGCCTTGCTCGGGGCGGGACTGTCACAATCCTTCCGCTCCGGGCCGGGCAACGGCCGCGGCGGTGCCAATGTTATGGCGGGGCCGCCGGTTAACGTTGATTTCGCTGGGCATGCCGGGGCCGCGGCCGGCGAGGCTATTTAATTGGCGCGATAACTCCGATTATGCTAACAAACTGTTAGTATTCGTTAGGGAGATAGCAGTGTTCACATTCGAGCGATCCAGCGGCTTTTCCGCCTCGCGCGTGGCGGTGTTGATGATGTTGGCGCTCGCGGCGCCCGGCGGTGAAGCATTGGCGCAAGCCGCCGGCGGGCAGAGCCAGCTCTCTCAGGCGATCACGAATTTCAAGGGCTCTCCTGAGCAACTGCTGACCCAGTATCCGAACGCGGGGGTGGAATTGACCTCGCGGGCGCGCGATTTCGTCACCAACGATCCGACGACGCTGGATGTGATCATCGGGCTGCTGGCCAAGGCGAGCAAGGACCAGAAGACCGCGATCGCCGCCGGTCTCGCCCAGGCCGCTCGCATCGTGGTGCGCAGCAACCAGCCCTACGCGACGCGCATCCAGCAGGCGATTGCCGACACCAAGGACCTCGATACCGTGATGGCGTTTGCCGCGGCGTCGGGTGATAGCGGCACTGCTGCGACGGGTGGCGGCGGCGCGGGCAGCGCCGGTGCATCCGGCGGCCAGACCGGCGCCCTCGGCGCCGGCGGCGCAGGAGGGGGCGGCGCGCTCGAGGCCATCAACGGCAACAGCGTCAACACCGGCATTTTCAGCTTCACCTCATCGGTCACCGGATCGGGCAACGGGACGACCACACTTCTTACGACAGTTACTCCCTGAGCCGGCTTCCGATCGTCAATGGCGAACTCTCTGCAGCAATGCGCTTCGGTGTCGGCGGCGGGACGCTTCCCGGTTTCATTGGAGGGCGCGAGGGCAGGCTCCGGCCTGCCGGCGCGGCGATAGGACGAGATGCTTCAGCGTAACCAGATTTCGCCGTCCGTCGATCTGAGAAATCGCTCGGCCGAACTGCCGTCGCTGGCGGAAACATTCGACGCGTTCGTCACCTATCTGCTCCGGCAGTACTGGGTCATCCTCGGGACCGCCGCGCTCTGCTTGTTCGGCGGCATCTGCTATTTGGCGACTGCGGCGCCGAGCTATACCGCGCTTGCCACGATGATCATCGACACGCGCAAATTCCAGGTCTTCCAGCAGCAATCGCCGGTCAGTGACGTCCCGGTGGATTCCTCCGCGGTCGAGAGCCAGGTCGAAATCCTGAAGTCGGAGAACGTGGCGCTCGCGGTGATCCGGGACCTCAAGCTCACCGACGATCCGGAATTCGTCGGCTCCAAGGTCGGCGCGGCGGGAGCGGTGCTGGATTTCGTGACCGGCCTGTTCACGGGCAGCGGGCCGCCCAACGAGTTCGACCGGACCCGGCGCGCGGTCCGCACCTTCCAGAAGCAGCTCGAGGTCCGCCGCCGCGGCATGACCTATGTGATCGAGGTCTCCTTCCGCTCGCTCGATCCCGAGCGCGCCGCGCAGATCGCCAACGCCGTCGCCGACGCCTACATCGTCGACCAG
It includes:
- a CDS encoding O-antigen ligase family protein yields the protein MTALLTALALLVLHEQSAVHPWLGAAPNALWADAGKLLPAELPPIASIARHQPFYSAGLGIVCLLSFAIGVVLGADRAIARRLLRTVAAAGLVYAIAGIVTFAIDPTRIFLLHEKEAHLTWLTSPFVNRNTAGIYYGCCALIWLLFGCELIERNWPPRRFSPSRLLARLDGPARRRLAGHALGWLVCLLAMFLTGSRGGVGISLLAAVVAVAIFFRKRMPPRYGLIMALCVGSLVALALLQLLGGGVGARFSTMGLSDEGRFSTYRATLRMIFDHPWLGDGFGSFEWVYPAYRTDDISLRGTWNRAHNSWLELASDGGMLMAGAVIVALLAAFSVLAHGVRSRRRDVIVPLAALCASAAGAIHSMIDFSLQITGYAVVIAALLGAGLSQSFRSGPGNGRGGANVMAGPPVNVDFAGHAGAAAGEAI